From a single Populus nigra chromosome 18, ddPopNigr1.1, whole genome shotgun sequence genomic region:
- the LOC133677869 gene encoding uncharacterized protein LOC133677869: MSLIAGSYEKFIWGFKLKTLKHEPSSQNLTLTPLFSYQSHLAHITSAAAAGPAAASGSADDTIHLYDLPSASSLGSLHQHTSSVTSVTFFTPPSLSFPRNLLSASADGSVCIFDTDPFVHLKTVLVHKKAVNDLSVHPSGKLALTVGRDECLAMLNLVRGRRSFYCRLGKEASLVKFDLGGERFFMVTEEKVGVHEAEDAKLVTEFVCQKRVLSAAPGENGLLFTGGEDRSITAWDVNSGKVAYCIDDAHSARVKGIVVLMRNDSTVDDPYLLASASSDGVIRVWDVRMSMKEKPNPLAEANTKSRLTCLAGSSHNLKRPQTGASCLKEDPDAAEGE, from the exons ATGAGTCTAATAGCAGGTTCCTACGAGAAATTCATATGGGGTTTCAAACTCAAAACTTTAAAACACGAACCTTCTTCTCAAAACCTCACGCTAACCCCACTTTTCTCCTATCAATCTCACCTCGCTCACATCAcctccgccgccgccgccggCCCCGCTGCCGCTTCTGGCTCTGCTGACGACACAATACACCTCTATGACCTCCCTTCTGCTTCCTCCCTCGGCTCCCTCCACCAACACACCTCCTCCGTCACCTCTGTCACCTTCTTCACCCCTCCTTCCCTCTCTTTCCCTCGCAACCTTCTCTCTGCCTCTGCTGATGGCTCCGTTTGCATTTTTGACACTGACCCTTTTGTCCACTTGAAGACTGTTTTGGTCCACAAGAAGGCCGTCAACGACCTCTCGGTGCACCCGTCTGGGAAGTTGGCGCTTACTGTTGGAAGAGATGAGTGTTTGGCGATGTTGAATTTGGTGAGAGGGAGAAGGAGCTTTTATTGTAGATTGGGGAAGGAGGCCAGTTTGGTGAAGTTTGATTTGGGTGGGGAGAGGTTTTTTATGGTTACTGAGGAGAAAGTTGGGGTTCATGAGGCTGAAGATGCTAAATTGGTGACTGAATTTGTATGTCAGAAACGGGTTCTTTCTGCTGCTCCTGGAGAG AATGGACTTCTGTTCACTGGTGGTGAGGATCGGAGTATTACAGCATGGGATGTGAATAGTGGGAAGGTTGCATATTGCATTGATGATGCACATTCTGCCCGTGTGAAAGGTATCGTTGTGCTCATGAGGAATGACAGCACCGTGGATGATCCATATTTATTGGCATCTGCATCGTCAGATGGGGTTATACGTGTTTGGGATGTTCGCATGTCCATGAAAGAGAAGCCAAATCCATTGGCTGAGGCTAACACAAAATCAAGGCTGACGTGTCTTGCTGGATCATCTCATAAT CTAAAACGACCGCAGACGGGAGCAAGCTGTTTAAAGGAAGATCCCGATGCAGCAGAGGGAGAATGA
- the LOC133678445 gene encoding phosphoribosylglycinamide formyltransferase, chloroplastic-like, whose amino-acid sequence MKVHKAVIASGARYSGPTIHFVDEHYDTGRILAQRVVPVLANDTAEELAARVLHEEHQLYVEVMAALCEDRLIWREDGVPLIQNRENPNEYS is encoded by the exons ATGAAGGTGCATAAAGCAGTCATTGCTTCAGGAGCCAG ATACTCAGGGCCAACCATCCACTTTGTTGATGAGCATTATGACACAGGGCGTATCCTGGCTCAAAGAGTTGTACCTGTGCTTGCAAATGACACTGCAGAGGAGCTAGCTGCAAGGGTACTCCATGAG GAGCATCAGTTATATGTGGAGGTAATGGCTGCATTATGTGAAGATCGTTTAATTTGGAGGGAAGATGGTGTCCCTCTCATCCAAAATAGGGAAAACCCCAATGAATACAgctaa